A genomic window from Etheostoma spectabile isolate EspeVRDwgs_2016 chromosome 13, UIUC_Espe_1.0, whole genome shotgun sequence includes:
- the LOC116700922 gene encoding protein ABHD15 isoform X2 — MVRCWTRLVVRAASWRLWVFICLIMKLPLDRNIRTWTKETESPEIDIFSGSGQTSDGPRLICKPTALAKYLLQHCGSLARPRLASWPRGDPHLQTLSSLLFGQHKDTLQFTRDNLLLRDGGILALDWAVGTRLGEVVGRKEHQSGGKALGCFTTTPPVLLLIPEFWGGMTPHLRVLCHQAVCQGFYVVVFHARGTAGCPLTSARLTEFGDQADLEQAVAYVHSRHPSSVMVAVSEGSGSGILLSYLGECGSSSHLTAAAAISPVLQGQLWFETAMPPIYRWGVLFHRKLLLSRYASSFRGVLDVDRALSCSSLRDFEETLSCSSTQLLQSPPRPPVSTRNSGLKSGSISPRGLAPSVAWALGERAYPAKDWDTYWERNEPLRDADEVAVPVLCIRSCDDPLLPPASTLPLPLFQSNPYFLLVLTDRGGHCGFTTEGQKEMEGGRTGNEEVEDSNWSHIAVLEYFRVVADFLKGEERDGMRSDGPLGENSQAGPRSRTSNNPRRRRANIVRRQRMHAPEESSVEAKEGNFTWKRSYTR, encoded by the exons AT GGTACGTTGTTGGACAAGGCTGGTTGTCAGGGCTGCAAGCTGGAGACTCTGGGTCTTTATTTGCCTGATCATGAAGCTGCCACTAGACAGGAATATAAGAACATGGACCAAGGAGACCGAATCACCAGAAATAGATATTTTTTCCGGGTCAGGACAGACCTCAGATGGTCCCAGGCTCATCTGCAAACCCACTGCACTGGCCAAATATCTGCTTCAGCACTGTGGCTCTCTTGCCAGACCGAGACTTGCTTCCTGGCCCAGAGGAGACCCCCACCTCCAGACTCTGTCCAGCCTGCTGTTTGGACAACATAAAGACACGTTACAGTTCACTAGAGACAATCTCTTACTAAGAGACGGGGGTATTTTGGCTCTGgattgggctgtgggaacaaGACTGGGTGAGGTGGTCGGGAGGAAGGAGCATCAGTCAGGGGGAAAGGCGCTAGGCTGCTTCACCACAACGcctcctgtcctcctcctcatcccagaGTTCTGGGGAGGGATGACACCCCACCTAAGGGTGCTGTGCCATCAGGCTGTGTGTCAGGGCTTTTATGTGGTGGTGTTTCATGCTCGAGGCACAGCAGGGTGCCCACTTACCTCAGCGCGACTGACTGAGTTTGGAGACCAAGCTGATCTTGAGCAG GCAGTGGCTTATGTCCACAGCCGGCATCCGTCCTCTGTAATGGTTGCGGTGAGTGAGGGCTCAGGCTCAGGGATTCTTCTTTCCTACTTGGGGGAGTGTGGATCAAGTTCCCACCTGACAGCGGCTGCAGCCATCTCACCTGTACTCCAGGGACAACTGTGGTTTGAAACAGCCATGCCTCCCATCTATCGCTGGGGGGTGTTGTTTCACCGAAAACTGCTGCTCAGTAG ATATGCAAGTTCCTTCAGAGGAGTCCTGGATGTGGATCGGGCCCTCAGCTGTTCTTCACTCAGAGACTTTGAGGAAACTCTCTCCTGCTCTTCAACCCAGCTTCTGCAGAGCCCCCCCAGACCTCCGGTAAGCACTCGAAATTCTGGACTGAAATCAGGATCCATTTCCCCGCGGGGCCTGGCACCCTCAGTGGCCTGGGCACTGGGCGAGAGGGCTTACCCAGCCAAGGACTGGGACACCTACTGGGAGAGGAACGAACCACTGAGAGATGCAGATGAGGTGGCGGTCCCTGTTCTCTGTATCCGCAGCTGTGATGATCCTCTCCTCCCGCCCGCCTCCACTTTGCCCCTTCCCCTTTTCCAGAGCAATCCTTATTTCCTTTTGGTGCTGACAGACAGGGGAGGGCATTGTGGGTTTACTACGGAGGGCCaaaaagagatggagggagggaggacggGAAATGAAGAGGTGGAGGATAGTAACTGGAGTCACATTGCAGTTCTGGAGTACTTTAGAGTTGTGGCTGATTTCCTgaaaggggaggagagggaTGGGATGAGATCGGATGGTCCACTAGGAGAAAACAGTCAGGCCGGGCCTAGGAGCAGGACCAGCAACAACCCTCGCAGGAGGAGAGCCAACATAGTGAGGAGGCAAAGAATGCATGCACCTGAAGAGAGCAGTGTGGAGGCAAAGGAAGGGAACTTCACCTGGAAGAGGTCTTACACACGCTGA
- the LOC116700922 gene encoding protein ABHD15 isoform X1: MASFAWNYLFCLLPSLLMLLSLCVPRVRCWTRLVVRAASWRLWVFICLIMKLPLDRNIRTWTKETESPEIDIFSGSGQTSDGPRLICKPTALAKYLLQHCGSLARPRLASWPRGDPHLQTLSSLLFGQHKDTLQFTRDNLLLRDGGILALDWAVGTRLGEVVGRKEHQSGGKALGCFTTTPPVLLLIPEFWGGMTPHLRVLCHQAVCQGFYVVVFHARGTAGCPLTSARLTEFGDQADLEQAVAYVHSRHPSSVMVAVSEGSGSGILLSYLGECGSSSHLTAAAAISPVLQGQLWFETAMPPIYRWGVLFHRKLLLSRYASSFRGVLDVDRALSCSSLRDFEETLSCSSTQLLQSPPRPPVSTRNSGLKSGSISPRGLAPSVAWALGERAYPAKDWDTYWERNEPLRDADEVAVPVLCIRSCDDPLLPPASTLPLPLFQSNPYFLLVLTDRGGHCGFTTEGQKEMEGGRTGNEEVEDSNWSHIAVLEYFRVVADFLKGEERDGMRSDGPLGENSQAGPRSRTSNNPRRRRANIVRRQRMHAPEESSVEAKEGNFTWKRSYTR, translated from the exons ATGGCATCATTTGCATGGAATTATTTGTTCTGTTTGCTCCCATCACTTCTAATGCTGTTGTCTCTGTGCGTACCTAGGGTACGTTGTTGGACAAGGCTGGTTGTCAGGGCTGCAAGCTGGAGACTCTGGGTCTTTATTTGCCTGATCATGAAGCTGCCACTAGACAGGAATATAAGAACATGGACCAAGGAGACCGAATCACCAGAAATAGATATTTTTTCCGGGTCAGGACAGACCTCAGATGGTCCCAGGCTCATCTGCAAACCCACTGCACTGGCCAAATATCTGCTTCAGCACTGTGGCTCTCTTGCCAGACCGAGACTTGCTTCCTGGCCCAGAGGAGACCCCCACCTCCAGACTCTGTCCAGCCTGCTGTTTGGACAACATAAAGACACGTTACAGTTCACTAGAGACAATCTCTTACTAAGAGACGGGGGTATTTTGGCTCTGgattgggctgtgggaacaaGACTGGGTGAGGTGGTCGGGAGGAAGGAGCATCAGTCAGGGGGAAAGGCGCTAGGCTGCTTCACCACAACGcctcctgtcctcctcctcatcccagaGTTCTGGGGAGGGATGACACCCCACCTAAGGGTGCTGTGCCATCAGGCTGTGTGTCAGGGCTTTTATGTGGTGGTGTTTCATGCTCGAGGCACAGCAGGGTGCCCACTTACCTCAGCGCGACTGACTGAGTTTGGAGACCAAGCTGATCTTGAGCAG GCAGTGGCTTATGTCCACAGCCGGCATCCGTCCTCTGTAATGGTTGCGGTGAGTGAGGGCTCAGGCTCAGGGATTCTTCTTTCCTACTTGGGGGAGTGTGGATCAAGTTCCCACCTGACAGCGGCTGCAGCCATCTCACCTGTACTCCAGGGACAACTGTGGTTTGAAACAGCCATGCCTCCCATCTATCGCTGGGGGGTGTTGTTTCACCGAAAACTGCTGCTCAGTAG ATATGCAAGTTCCTTCAGAGGAGTCCTGGATGTGGATCGGGCCCTCAGCTGTTCTTCACTCAGAGACTTTGAGGAAACTCTCTCCTGCTCTTCAACCCAGCTTCTGCAGAGCCCCCCCAGACCTCCGGTAAGCACTCGAAATTCTGGACTGAAATCAGGATCCATTTCCCCGCGGGGCCTGGCACCCTCAGTGGCCTGGGCACTGGGCGAGAGGGCTTACCCAGCCAAGGACTGGGACACCTACTGGGAGAGGAACGAACCACTGAGAGATGCAGATGAGGTGGCGGTCCCTGTTCTCTGTATCCGCAGCTGTGATGATCCTCTCCTCCCGCCCGCCTCCACTTTGCCCCTTCCCCTTTTCCAGAGCAATCCTTATTTCCTTTTGGTGCTGACAGACAGGGGAGGGCATTGTGGGTTTACTACGGAGGGCCaaaaagagatggagggagggaggacggGAAATGAAGAGGTGGAGGATAGTAACTGGAGTCACATTGCAGTTCTGGAGTACTTTAGAGTTGTGGCTGATTTCCTgaaaggggaggagagggaTGGGATGAGATCGGATGGTCCACTAGGAGAAAACAGTCAGGCCGGGCCTAGGAGCAGGACCAGCAACAACCCTCGCAGGAGGAGAGCCAACATAGTGAGGAGGCAAAGAATGCATGCACCTGAAGAGAGCAGTGTGGAGGCAAAGGAAGGGAACTTCACCTGGAAGAGGTCTTACACACGCTGA
- the taok1b gene encoding serine/threonine-protein kinase TAO1 isoform X1 yields MPSSVRAGSLKDPDVAELFFKEDPEKLFSDLREIGHGSFGAVYFARDVRTNEVVAIKKMSYSGKQSNEKWQDIIKEVKFLQRIRHPNSIEYKGCYLREHTAWLVMEYCLGSASDLLEVHKKPLQEVEIAAITHGALQGLAYLHSHNMIHRDVKAGNILLTEPGLVKLADFGSASIASPANSFVGTPYWMAPEVILAMDEGQYDGKVDIWSLGITCIELAERKPPLFNMNAMSALYHIAQNESPTLQSSEWTDYFRNFIDSCLQKIPQDRPHSDDMLGHAFLQRERPDSVLMDLIQRTKDAVRELDNLQYRKMKKILLQEAHNGPTAEAQDGDEELEPSGGRTGTVNSVGSNQSIPSMSISASSQSSSVNSLNEAAQDSRSELELMEGDHTVMSNSSVIHLKPEEEESFSGEQAASNEPSEPQPTPAQPPRKHYRNREHFATIRTASLVTREMQEHEQDSELREQMSGYKRMRRQHQKHLMALENKLKGEMDEHRLRLDKELESQRNNFTQEMEKLLKKHQTALDKDLKTFTNDEKKFQQHIQVQQKKELSSFLESQKREYKLRKEQLKEELSENQSTPKKEKQEWLSKQKENIQHFQAEEEANLLRRQRQYLELECRRFKRRILIARHNVEQDLAREELNKRQTQKDLEHAMLLRHHESMQELEFRHLGTIQRARAELIRTQHQTELTNQLEYNKRRERELRRKHVMEVRQQPKSLKSKELQIKKQFQETCKTQTRQYKALRNHLLETTPKADHKAVLKRLKEEQTRKLAILAEQYDHSINEMLSTQALRLDEAQEGECQVLRMQLQQELELLNAYQSKIKMQTDAQHDKERRELEQRVSLRRALLEQKIEEEMLALQNERLERIRSLLERQAREIEAFDSESMRLGFSNMVLTNLAPDSQGGWGGGGGGGQGAQGGGHWLGGGGAHHSHHHQGGSSSQQPWGHPMLAGGPPPWSLHHPGGGNQRGSAGGAGGVRNSPQAMRRTPSGGRNEQGMSRSASITSQISNGSHLSYT; encoded by the exons ATGCCCTCCTCTGTAAGGGCAGGGAGCCTAAAGGATCCGGATGTGGCTGAGCTTTTCTTCAAAGAAGACCCAGAGAAGCTTTTCTCTGACCTCCGAGAGATTGGCCATGGCAGCTTTGGCGCTGTCTACTTT GCACGAGATGTACGCACAAATGAGGTGGTGGCAATTAAAAAGATGTCCTACAGTGGCAAACAGTCCAATGAG AAATGGCAGGATATTATAAAGGAGGTGAAGTTTCTCCAGAGGATCCGGCACCCCAACAGTATAGAATACAAAGGTTGTTACCTCCGAGAGCACACAGCATGG CTGGTGATGGAGTACTGTCTCGGCTCAGCCTCCGACCTGCTAGAAG TTCATAAAAAACCTTTACAAGAAGTAGAGATTGCTGCAATTACACATGGTGCTCTGCAAGGGCTGGCCTACCTTCATTCCCACAATATGATCCACAG gGATGTGAAGGCCGGTAACATTCTGCTGACTGAGCCTGGGCTGGTCAAACTGGCAGACTTTGGCTCTGCCTCCATTGCCTCACCTGCCAACTCCTTTGTGGGAACGCCATATTG GATGGCCCCAGAGGTCATTCTAGCTATGGACGAGGGCCAGTATGATGGGAAGGTGGACATCTGGTCCTTAGGGATCACCTGTATAGAATTAG CGGAGAGGAAGCCTCCCTTGTTTAACATGAATGCAATGAGTGCCTTATACCACATAGCGCAAAATGAGAGCCCCACACTGCAATCCAGTGAATG GACTGATTACTTTAGAAACTTTATTGATTCTTGCCTTCAGAAAATCCCCCAAGACAGACCACACTCTGACGATATGCTGGGT CATGCGTTTCTGCAGCGTGAACGTCCGGACTCAGTGCTCATGGATCTTATTCAGAGGACCAAGGATGCAGTGCGGGAGCTTGACAACCTGCAGTATCGCAAGATGAAGAAGATCCTCCTTCAGGAGGCCCACAACGGACCCACAGCAGAAGCCCAGGATGGAGACGAG GAGCTGGAGCCAAGCGGAGGACGGACAGGAACAGTGAACAGTGTCGGCAGTAATCAGTCCATTCCCAGCATGTCCATCAGCGCCAGCTCCCAGAGCAGCTCTGTCAACAGTCTGAACGAAGCGGCCCAGGACAGCCGCAGTGAGCTGGAACTGATGGAGGGAGACCACACCGTCATGTCCAACAGCTCCGTCATACACCTCAAACCG gaagaagaggagagttTCTCTGGGGAGCAGGCAGCCAGCAATGAACCCTCTGAGCCCCAGCCAACACCAGCTCAGCCCCCGAGGAAGCACTACCGCAACAGAGAGCACTTTGCCACCATACGCACAGCGTCACTC GTGACCCGTGAGATGCAGGAACACGAGCAGGACTCGGAGCTGCGGGAGCAGATGTCTGGATACAAACGCATGAGGAGGCAACATCAGAAGCATCTGATGGCCCTGGAGAACAAGCTGAAAGGGGAGATGGATGAGCACAGGCTGAGGCTGGACAAAGAGCTGGAGAGCCAGAGGAACAACTTCACCCAGGAAATGGAGAAGCTGCTCAAAAAACACCAGACGGCCCTGGACAAAGAC CTTAAGACGTTTACCAACGACGAGAAGAAGTTCCAGCAGCACATCCAGGTGCAGCAAAAGAAGGAGCTCAGCAGCTTCCTGGAGTCACAGAAGCGGGAGTATAAACTACGCAAGGAGCAGCTCAAAGAG GAACTGAGCGAGAACCAGTCGACTCCTAAGAAAGAGAAGCAGGAGTGGCTGTCCAAGCAGAAAGAGAACATCCAGCACTTCCAG GCGGAGGAGGAGGCCAACCTGCTCAGGAGACAGAGGCAGTACCTGGAGCTAGAGTGCCGGCGGTTCAAACGTAGGATCCTCATCGCCAGACACAATGTGGAGCAGGATCTTGCTAGAGAG GAGCTGAACAAACGGCAGACACAGAAGGACCTGGAGCATGCCATGCTGCTCAGACATCACGAGTCGATGCAGGAGCTGGAGTTCAGGCATCTGGGGACGATCCAGAGGGCGCGGGCAGAGCTGATCCGGACCCAGCACCAGACAGAGCTCACCAACCAGCTGGAATACAAtaagagaagggagagggagCTGAGGCGGAAGCATGTCATGGAGGTCCGTCAGCAGCCCAAGAGCCTCAAG tCCAAGGAGCTTCAGATTAAAAAGCAGTTCCAGGAGACTTGTAAAACCCAGACCAGGCAGTACAAGGCCCTCCGGAACCATCTGCTGGAGACCACGCCAAAGGCTGATCACAAGGCCGTGCTCAAGAGGCTGAAGGAGGAGCAGACCAGGAAGCTGGCCATCCTGGCTGAGCAGTACGACCACTCCATTAATGAAATGCTCTCTACACAGGCT CTGCGGTTAGATGAAGCTCAAGAGGGGGAATGTCAGGTTTTAAGGATGCAGCTGCAGCAGGAGTTGGAGCTGCTCAACGCCTATCAGAGCAAGATCAAGATGCAAACAGACGCTCAGCACGACAAGGAGAGGAGGGAGCTGGAGCAGAGGGTCTCACTGCGGAGGGCCCTGCTGGAGCAGAAA ATTGAGGAGGAAATGCTTGCGCTGCAGAACGAGCGCCTGGAGCGAATCCGCTCACTGCTGGAACGCCAGGCCCGAGAGATCGAGGCTTTTGACTCGGAGTCAATGCGGCTGGGCTTCAGCAACATGGTGCTCACTAACCTGGCTCCCGATTCCCAGGGAGGCTGggggggaggaggtggaggtggccAGGGGGCTCAGGGTGGAGGCCACTGGCTTGGTGGAGGAGGCGCCCACCATAGTCATCACCACCAGGGGGGCTCCAGCTCACAGCAGCCCTGGGGTCACCCCATGCTTGCTGGGGGACCGCCACCCTGGAGCCTCCACCACCCTGGAGGAGGGAATCAGAGGGGTAGCGCGGGAGGCGCAGGAGGGGTGAGGAACAGCCCTCAGGCTATGAGGAGGACGCCATCGGGGGGGAGAAATGAACAGGGCATGAGCAGGAGCGCCAGCATCACCTCTCAGATCTCCAACGGATCCCACCTGTCATACACttag
- the taok1b gene encoding serine/threonine-protein kinase TAO1 isoform X2 has protein sequence MNAMSALYHIAQNESPTLQSSEWTDYFRNFIDSCLQKIPQDRPHSDDMLGHAFLQRERPDSVLMDLIQRTKDAVRELDNLQYRKMKKILLQEAHNGPTAEAQDGDEELEPSGGRTGTVNSVGSNQSIPSMSISASSQSSSVNSLNEAAQDSRSELELMEGDHTVMSNSSVIHLKPEEEESFSGEQAASNEPSEPQPTPAQPPRKHYRNREHFATIRTASLVTREMQEHEQDSELREQMSGYKRMRRQHQKHLMALENKLKGEMDEHRLRLDKELESQRNNFTQEMEKLLKKHQTALDKDLKTFTNDEKKFQQHIQVQQKKELSSFLESQKREYKLRKEQLKEELSENQSTPKKEKQEWLSKQKENIQHFQAEEEANLLRRQRQYLELECRRFKRRILIARHNVEQDLAREELNKRQTQKDLEHAMLLRHHESMQELEFRHLGTIQRARAELIRTQHQTELTNQLEYNKRRERELRRKHVMEVRQQPKSLKSKELQIKKQFQETCKTQTRQYKALRNHLLETTPKADHKAVLKRLKEEQTRKLAILAEQYDHSINEMLSTQALRLDEAQEGECQVLRMQLQQELELLNAYQSKIKMQTDAQHDKERRELEQRVSLRRALLEQKIEEEMLALQNERLERIRSLLERQAREIEAFDSESMRLGFSNMVLTNLAPDSQGGWGGGGGGGQGAQGGGHWLGGGGAHHSHHHQGGSSSQQPWGHPMLAGGPPPWSLHHPGGGNQRGSAGGAGGVRNSPQAMRRTPSGGRNEQGMSRSASITSQISNGSHLSYT, from the exons ATGAATGCAATGAGTGCCTTATACCACATAGCGCAAAATGAGAGCCCCACACTGCAATCCAGTGAATG GACTGATTACTTTAGAAACTTTATTGATTCTTGCCTTCAGAAAATCCCCCAAGACAGACCACACTCTGACGATATGCTGGGT CATGCGTTTCTGCAGCGTGAACGTCCGGACTCAGTGCTCATGGATCTTATTCAGAGGACCAAGGATGCAGTGCGGGAGCTTGACAACCTGCAGTATCGCAAGATGAAGAAGATCCTCCTTCAGGAGGCCCACAACGGACCCACAGCAGAAGCCCAGGATGGAGACGAG GAGCTGGAGCCAAGCGGAGGACGGACAGGAACAGTGAACAGTGTCGGCAGTAATCAGTCCATTCCCAGCATGTCCATCAGCGCCAGCTCCCAGAGCAGCTCTGTCAACAGTCTGAACGAAGCGGCCCAGGACAGCCGCAGTGAGCTGGAACTGATGGAGGGAGACCACACCGTCATGTCCAACAGCTCCGTCATACACCTCAAACCG gaagaagaggagagttTCTCTGGGGAGCAGGCAGCCAGCAATGAACCCTCTGAGCCCCAGCCAACACCAGCTCAGCCCCCGAGGAAGCACTACCGCAACAGAGAGCACTTTGCCACCATACGCACAGCGTCACTC GTGACCCGTGAGATGCAGGAACACGAGCAGGACTCGGAGCTGCGGGAGCAGATGTCTGGATACAAACGCATGAGGAGGCAACATCAGAAGCATCTGATGGCCCTGGAGAACAAGCTGAAAGGGGAGATGGATGAGCACAGGCTGAGGCTGGACAAAGAGCTGGAGAGCCAGAGGAACAACTTCACCCAGGAAATGGAGAAGCTGCTCAAAAAACACCAGACGGCCCTGGACAAAGAC CTTAAGACGTTTACCAACGACGAGAAGAAGTTCCAGCAGCACATCCAGGTGCAGCAAAAGAAGGAGCTCAGCAGCTTCCTGGAGTCACAGAAGCGGGAGTATAAACTACGCAAGGAGCAGCTCAAAGAG GAACTGAGCGAGAACCAGTCGACTCCTAAGAAAGAGAAGCAGGAGTGGCTGTCCAAGCAGAAAGAGAACATCCAGCACTTCCAG GCGGAGGAGGAGGCCAACCTGCTCAGGAGACAGAGGCAGTACCTGGAGCTAGAGTGCCGGCGGTTCAAACGTAGGATCCTCATCGCCAGACACAATGTGGAGCAGGATCTTGCTAGAGAG GAGCTGAACAAACGGCAGACACAGAAGGACCTGGAGCATGCCATGCTGCTCAGACATCACGAGTCGATGCAGGAGCTGGAGTTCAGGCATCTGGGGACGATCCAGAGGGCGCGGGCAGAGCTGATCCGGACCCAGCACCAGACAGAGCTCACCAACCAGCTGGAATACAAtaagagaagggagagggagCTGAGGCGGAAGCATGTCATGGAGGTCCGTCAGCAGCCCAAGAGCCTCAAG tCCAAGGAGCTTCAGATTAAAAAGCAGTTCCAGGAGACTTGTAAAACCCAGACCAGGCAGTACAAGGCCCTCCGGAACCATCTGCTGGAGACCACGCCAAAGGCTGATCACAAGGCCGTGCTCAAGAGGCTGAAGGAGGAGCAGACCAGGAAGCTGGCCATCCTGGCTGAGCAGTACGACCACTCCATTAATGAAATGCTCTCTACACAGGCT CTGCGGTTAGATGAAGCTCAAGAGGGGGAATGTCAGGTTTTAAGGATGCAGCTGCAGCAGGAGTTGGAGCTGCTCAACGCCTATCAGAGCAAGATCAAGATGCAAACAGACGCTCAGCACGACAAGGAGAGGAGGGAGCTGGAGCAGAGGGTCTCACTGCGGAGGGCCCTGCTGGAGCAGAAA ATTGAGGAGGAAATGCTTGCGCTGCAGAACGAGCGCCTGGAGCGAATCCGCTCACTGCTGGAACGCCAGGCCCGAGAGATCGAGGCTTTTGACTCGGAGTCAATGCGGCTGGGCTTCAGCAACATGGTGCTCACTAACCTGGCTCCCGATTCCCAGGGAGGCTGggggggaggaggtggaggtggccAGGGGGCTCAGGGTGGAGGCCACTGGCTTGGTGGAGGAGGCGCCCACCATAGTCATCACCACCAGGGGGGCTCCAGCTCACAGCAGCCCTGGGGTCACCCCATGCTTGCTGGGGGACCGCCACCCTGGAGCCTCCACCACCCTGGAGGAGGGAATCAGAGGGGTAGCGCGGGAGGCGCAGGAGGGGTGAGGAACAGCCCTCAGGCTATGAGGAGGACGCCATCGGGGGGGAGAAATGAACAGGGCATGAGCAGGAGCGCCAGCATCACCTCTCAGATCTCCAACGGATCCCACCTGTCATACACttag